GAGAGTTTTTGAATATGGTGGCTGCAAAATTTCCTTTTACTAAGATAGTATCAATCAGTTCTCTTGCTTGTAAGGAtgtctgtgttttctgtttaatAACATCATGTTCTTGTTCACTAATCACTCTGGCGGTTAGTAGACTATCCAGGATTGGAAGTGCACAAGTCAAATGTTGAAAAAGTGCCATTCTATTCTTCCGGATTAATGATAGGTCACCTTTacagaaaagaacacaaacacaaTCACGTCCAAACTCTGCCCACAAACTTCCTTCCACTTATACACATGTAACCGAATGAAAAACAACCATAATTCATAATCAGCATGGAAGCTGACTGCTAGCTTTGGGGGTACCTGATCCCCTGTGTTTGATAATAACTCTACTTATAATAAGAACTAACACTGAGCACTGTGGTAGGCACTTTACATGTAtaattcatttcatcttcacagtaGCCCTTTGAGGTAGGTACTAGTACCCTTACttagcagatgagaaaacaggtacAGTGAGGCAAGTTAATTGCTAAAGGACACACAAGTAGCAAAAGTCAAACTGAGACAATTTGGTGTCATAATCCATGCTCTCAGCCATCCTGCAATACTGCTAATCCTTTAACCAAATAAAACCTAGAaccaaataaaattgaaatttcaaTCCAATCTAGTCAAAGTTGGGAAAGGCAAAACCAAGAGAATTAAAATGATAGAACATTTTCCTCTTAAATTATCAGTCACccattaaaatttctttaaaattccattttaagatGAAATTATTAATTAACTATTAATTATTTCCCCAAGTTAGACATGATATTGCCATTAcctcaatattttatagtaaggCGGGAAGGCACTAacagcattttgaaaaataaatcctaCTTGTCAATACCTTCTTGTCCTGTAGGATCACTGTATTCTCCTTCCAGATCTAGATTTTGTATCTattggtaaaatattttatatttgaaactcTGCAATTTTACTATCTCTTTGGAATATGACTTATGAATCAAAGTTTATTAATTAACTATCATATAGTTTTACCATGACCCATAAAGCTtttccacaaaataaaaagagaagttgGGCTGTCTAAAGAAGAATTATTTGAAGGGAGATGATTGTTAGATTTTAGAAACTCTGACTTTGTCAAATAATAGGACATATAAATATAACCGTTtaataaggaataaaaaatagcacTTGGAAAGTCCAGGCTCAAGATATACATTTTGAAGAGAACTGAAGCTctgagaataaatgagaaaagaaccaggacctagaacagggcctggcacaaagtCAGTGCTCCACAAATACCTGTTGAACAAATGAACCATCAGGCCTCAGCAATTTAAACAGCAGTAGGAACAGAGAACAGCCAGAGGGATGGAAGAATTAGAACTTAACATATTGTTACGTAATCTATGGTTAAGGAGTAGTGctatattagaaaattaaaatataatttatacttGATGTTGAAGCAtgctaatttttcaattttttatttttctaattatattttacttaaactAATGTAAGAAGTTCTCTGAAATTCTTAAGATTTCTAAAACTGGATTGCTGGCAGCTGCTGAAAATAGTGACTTCAAAGTCATAGACTATATTCTGGCTTATAAGAGGTGAAGGCTTGAATAATCCTTTAAGGCATGTTATTCTTTTATTCTGGAAAAAATATCCTAAGTTGCCTACTTACACATCTGTCAAGAAATCACTCACCTACTATTCTGGGGAACTATAAAGTAATCAATATCGTAAATGCAAGTATTTTCATTGTcactcaaaaaaatatttcttgagcagaGGCTATAtgcagacactgtgctaggcagtATGGGTGTAACAGTGAGCTGAGAAGCTAACAGATCTTTTTGACAATGCAAGGTATTGTACACTGTTGACCTGGAGTTATCTCTGGAAACTTTGTTGggtttctgtgggttttttttttcggaagagaaataagtattttataGCTGGATGGCTTTAAACTTCATAGGGTCTATAAACAATTGTGGAAATGAGTGCTCATTTTGAGCAGTTGTTCACTGATGACCAGTTGTAAGACTGAGAGGACTACAGGAAGGACATGCAGCCCTACCTTCACTTCACAATGAAAAGGAGAACTTGACTAGGCTGGGCAAAGATGAACTTGGATGTTGCTGCTATACTGGTGACATGTAGAACTGAATAATtcacactttggaaaatagagGATGCTGTGTTACTATGATCTGACATGTTTATCTGGGTTGGCCAGGGATAGTTTTATCTGGGAATGGAGTGGACAATCTCATCGTCAACCATCCTGGGAAAAAAGAGGTcccagatgaccttggacaaggaTATGGGGCAAATCTTTCTCATTCTGGGCTTTATGGATATTTGGGGGCCTGAGCTTTGCTGGGGACTTTCCCCGTCATTTGTTAAAACTGGCCAGAGATACACAGTGATGAATCAGGAGCTAGGCAAAGAGATTCATGGGGACAGGCTTAGGGCACCAAGAGAGGCCAGACACAGTTATAGCTGTCAACTGCCATCTGTGATATAACGCCCTTCTGTTATCCCTACATCTCCAGTAAGAGCTTGTTAAAAGTTGTAGTCTGTTTTCAGCTGTGTTGAGAGGACTCTTGGATCTGGTCCATGCTTGGGAAAGAGTAGCAAAGGAGAGATCAACATTTCTCTTTGTCTAGGCCAGACTGATGATGGCAGTGGAGCTACCAGATGAGAATGAACATGCTGAGAGGAGAGGCTTTTGTGAAGGCCAACAGAGTAGAGGCAACAGGGAGCAGACAAGGCTAGCATGGAAGCGCATGGGTAACTTGTCTTGGGAGAATGTGAAACGGTGTCCTAGCGCTCCCCGAAATAACAGAGGGACGCGTCAAAGGGGAACTCCATTCTTGTGCAGGCAAACAGGAAACTTAATCATAATTTGTACATTCATTTATAGTCACAGGCTGAGACGCACTGTTGTCCCTGATTCACCCCAATTTATAGCACAGAGGAGGGATTAACTAGCCTGGGATCAAAAATGTGCCATGAATAATTACATACACAGTCAATTATCTAgggtaaaaatagaaattaagaaaaagcaggaaaaaatgcTTTCACtcaatatatacattttcaacTTACTAATAAGcagttcatatatattttaatgtgatgAAACTTTTCAGAATTCAAATGCAGAATATTGAACTTAAAATCCAATTGGATTAATTATGAGTAAATTTTCAGTAAATTATGTACAGTGACATCCTTATGGAAATAGAGACTGTAAATAAACATGTGTACCTGATTCTTTTTCCTCAgttgctctttctttctcctcttctcttatTTCATCTTCTGCATTAAGTAAATCTAATACAAGATCACTGACGGTTTTATAATTCTCTCCAGTTGCTAGGATTTTACTCTGAACTGTCTGCTTTACCAGCCTTCTACTAAAGCCCATTTCCAAAGCAGCTTTAACCACAGGTGTATTCATCATGACTGCATCTTCTGAATGGTTTTCTCCAGGTCCAAAATGAATAACTATATGGAATAAAGAATTTAACACATATTGGGatagtttgtatattttcttaattgcAAGTTACTACAATATCAAAAACATAAGGCCCAGAAAATGTGTAGGTACTGTTTTGTATTacctttcttaaatttaaaataatgatatacaTGTTCAGTCACTAAAATAGGAATATGGAACATTACATTCAGACACAAAATATGCATTATCTGGCATAACTATGAgtaggagaaagaaacagaatgttGGCGATCATGCCCACCAGCACTGAGATTCCTTTTTCCCTAcggtgaatgaacaaatgagctttctaaatcaaatacattttacataattttcaaaGAGACCAGTTATCATCACTCATCTCTATTACTGCAATGGCCTACTACAATATTGCTCCTTTGTAATTCATTCTCAACATTGTAACCAGAATGACTTTTTATCAACACAAATCTGACTGTGTCACACTCCTTCTTAGATTCCAGCAACAATTCCTTTGCTTTTAGGATAACATTCAACCGTGCCTTACAAGATCTTACATAATCTGGACTCTGTTTACCCCTTCAGCCTCAATCTCTTGCCACTTACTCATTCGCTTTCTATACTCTAGCCCAGAAGCCACACACTGGAGGCTCTTGGGTCAAATTCTGCCCATAGCGCTGAACACTCTTAAGCTAGTCTGCTTCATTCATCTGTTCGCAAATCCTACTTCTAGCCATTCAGAATTTTGTTCAGTTCTTCAAATGTGCCTGCCTGTTCTCTTTTGTCACTTGTCTTTCATGTGCTGTTCTCTCTGCTGAGaatattcttttcctctctttgttaTTTGGTTAACGCCTATTCTTCCCTCTGATTCTGTGCTAAGACAAATACTTCCTCTGGAAAGCCTTTTCTGATCTTCCAAGTCTGGTCTAATTGTCCCACACATGCTCTCAGAGCACACTTTACTTTCTGTACTGTTCTCCTGTCTGTGTATTTGCCTGAATCCCTTAGATCACTAGTTCATGAGAGCAGGTGTTATGTTTATCCTGTTCTCTATTCTTTCCTCAGAATAGCAGAAGcacaactatttattgaattgaatttaACACTAGATAATAGAGAAGGGCTTGTTCAAATCTGGCTCTATCACTTTTTAGGTTTAAGGTgatggacaagtcacttaacctctctgagcctccgagTCCCTACTGAAAAATGGGAATGTTATTTTCTACTCTCTCTGTTTCATAGAAAGAATATGTATGCAATTTAACGTCATAGTGCACCTGTTCCCACACTGGTCTGAGAACAAGGGTTAGGGTAGACGTATGCAGCTTGTTAAAACTATTAGATGCTCATGCCCCAACTTTAGATACTATGATTCAACTCAGTGGGGTTAAAGTGGAGACTAGAAATCTGTAATATTTTTTAGACCTCCTCAGGAAATTATGATATGCGCTAGAGTCTTAAAAATGCTAACAATGTACTTGACGTTTCACTGTaaattataaatcataatataatatatatgtacattattaTAAATATCAACTTTCAATCTTAACAGAATCAAATGGTTCTAATATTTAAATGTAGTAATTATTATGGGTATACATACTTGGTGACTCTGCATTTTCATCCTCTGGATTGTCTGAAGTAGATAACAGCTAcaaaaaatgtacataaattaaaatgtaaatcttgTTCATTGCAATAAAAATTCATCAAGAGACctaatttattcaatttattgcaAACTGACTTGTTTATTggcaatataattttttatgacAAAAGGAGAATTTCATTTACATTCAACAGCAATTCTGTAGGCCATAAACTAATAgagtttctttgtgtgtgtgtattaacaaataaaatccattttcaaGGCAGAAAAAGCACCACACCTTTTCAGTGATCCATAAGATGATCACTGTTCGCCTATCATCTCAAAGATCTTCCAACTCCTGGTGCTCCTTTGGGATAAGCTGGACCCTTTATAAGTTCCATTGACTATGGCTAGGAAGTGTTTGACCCTCAAACTAGTCTATAAATTCTTACTTGCTTTTCTGGGAAGATTAGAAACAGCAATACAATTATCTTCCTCAAATCCTTTTAAGAAAAACTTACATAGTAAAACTATTAAATGCTACTATCCAGTcaattttttccctcaaataatttaatttattgcaACTTTATTGGAGAAATActcaaaaacataatttaaatattatttttcagaaggTTTCTAATTCTGGATCTGTTGTTACCCAAAGAATAGCACTCTCGAAGACCATGCTGGgtgttgaaaaaagaaaatgtatttttaaagtgactCTTGTCTTTCCACTAAAATACTCGTACTACTCTCTGTAATTATCAGAAAATAATTTGTCAGAAAATCAATTTAACGAatgattttaaagaacaaaaaaactgtCCCTACCTGTTCAAGTAGATGAGGGTAACTGGCTTGAACTCGACTGATGAACTCTTGTCCTTTAATTCGTATCAAGTACTCACACCTAAAACATAAGCAAAATTAAATCTGGAGGTTATCTTAATCTGGTCATTTGTAGACTgctaaatatttcaaatgaacaTGAACATAATTATAACCACTTGACTATAGGAAGTGGAAAGAGATACTGCAGTCAAAGGCAAGATGACATAAGCAAGAGGAAGGTTGTAACCAGTAATCGGCCAAGGCTGACGCGGATCAGGGTCATGAGGCTCTCAGTTTACTGTCTCCACTCCAAGGTCCTCGCTGCTCTCTTCAACTATTCTAAGATTCCTAAAAACACTCCGAACATTCATAACGAACCAAGGAGACAGGTAGAAAGCTCCCTAATAAATGATACTGTTCATACGTAAGCTTCGTATgtttaaaagctgaaaacatccaatgagagagaatgaggaagctgaacatattttttaaataagtcagacattcacaagtttggcagtttctagaTAATATATGTCCTTTGTCAAATTTAAGTACAATATGAATTCATGATGCTACCAAAGgaaatttatcattctttttatatattcacaAAATAAGCACAATAGAAAGCTAGCTgcgctttttaaaaatgtgtatgtaaaGTGTTCTTTTTAACCTTTCTAATTTTTGAAATCTGAAATATCTGGGGAGTGCAAAGTTGCTGTAAATGAAGATAtagtattatattaaaaaaattatataatgcaGATGTTAGGATACTGATTTTAgtaatcaacattaaaaaatactagaAGTGTGGACCATGAAAATTATAATTGAGGCTATCTGATTTTAACAAAAAAGGGAGAGTGTAAACAAGTATGGAATAATCAGAAGTGTaagaaatgacaacaaaatgcTATGTAGTGATCGAAACAGCTGAGATAGGTCTATATTTATTCTGATGACCCTATTTCATATTGTAACCAGCCTGGGGCTTCTGATCTCCCTTACCCagatcccttttttctttttatccataGTACTTATTATCTTCCAACATGCTGTGTAACTTATTTACTAAGTTTTTATACACTGTCCTCTCCTACTATAAGTTTAGCACATGAGACCAGGAGTCTTGGTTTTGTTCAACTGAGTATATTAAGTAGCTACAATAGTGCCTGATAGTAGGTAATAAATTCATATTATTGAgtgttgaataaatggaaatattttcaagacatactgttgactgaaaaaagtttcaaaacagtatataaatatatatctaattcatgtaaaattgtatacatttatctatatatgtacatatgcataAAGAGATGTCTCTGGAAGGATATTCACTAAAATGGTAACTAAGGTTATCTTTAGGTGGTGAGATTTCTGGacacttacattttttttgtctctgtacTTTCCTACAATGAGTGACTTGGTTTTATAAAAAGcatatgttattttaatataatgtatatatattaattacacacacaaagaaaccctaaactatatcttctttatcttaaatttccattgaaaccttttaagtaattatttttctaagtaaTCCCTTCTAAATTTATTcacaaatgtatttttgaaacaaCAGAATAAAGTAACAGTTGATTATAAGGTAAACACACAATACTCTCACAGTAATCATATACATCtgcaaaaagtttcaaaacaatTACCTTGGAAACCACTTGGCATGCTCCACCCATGGGTCATCTCCAGATTCCCAACACCTCAGCCCACCATCACAGCAAAAGCATTTCACATCATCACTGTGACCTAAAATTAATTTTGGACCAAAacttatgaatatatataatctGACCACTAAAATGTGTAAGATAAAACGTTGAATATTTAATCATCAGATTAAGTGTCTTACCCATATAATAAAAACCTGCACTTGCAAGCTGCTCAGGATGAACTGGAACACTAGCTGGCCAGTTACAGAATGTTTTGAAGCGGGCTGCATATGTCTGCATGCTCAGATTAGAAACAGTGTATCTTGAAGCACCTTGAAGCTGATTCCCTAAAAACGGGCAGTTGGGGAAATGCCTCAAGTGTTCTGACATAGCATCATCCTTCGGTTCCCAGTTGCTCAATTTTCCATCACAGGCAAAGCAAGCCACTCTGTCTCCAGGTCCTATGTAGTAAAAGCCTGCTTTTGCCAGATCTGTTGGTGACAGAAAAGTCAATGGCCACATCTGGAAAGTAAGTAATCGGGCTTTTTCGGTATTCATTGCACAACGGTACGGACTTATCCTTAAGGCAGAAAAATCTTGATTTGGTCCAGAGTTTAAAAGATTTGATGGAAAGCTTGAATAAGAGCCACTGAAATAGCCACTGTTTTCCAAACTCGGAAGAAATGAATGCGTGGAATTTGTTACTGAAGAAGGAAAAGTAGGCTGAGAAGTGGCTCCCGAAATGTTGACTGAATTCAGACTCTGAACAAAGCTACAGCTAGGATACAACTTTTTATGCTTCTCAATAGGATTGTCTCCTTGTTTCCAGTTATCCAGCATCAGGCCACAACAGAAGCATTTGACCTTGTCATTCACACCAGTGTAATAAAAACCAGCACGAGCAAGACTCCTTTCTGAGACAGGAACACCGGCAGGGAAAGCTGAATACGTAGACATTCGGTACAGCTCACATGAAAAGTCATACTTCAATTCAAACATGTTGCcacttttcatcaaatttgataAGAATACGCTATTTTCTACTATGTTCATAATAAAACGGATGGGGAGGAAAAGGGACTAGTCTTTCTCTAGGGAGGTAGTTTTGTgcatggttttttatttttattaattttagtacTAGGTTGAACACTTAGAACAGG
The genomic region above belongs to Hippopotamus amphibius kiboko isolate mHipAmp2 chromosome 9, mHipAmp2.hap2, whole genome shotgun sequence and contains:
- the BIRC3 gene encoding baculoviral IAP repeat-containing protein 3; translation: MNIVENSVFLSNLMKSGNMFELKYDFSCELYRMSTYSAFPAGVPVSERSLARAGFYYTGVNDKVKCFCCGLMLDNWKQGDNPIEKHKKLYPSCSFVQSLNSVNISGATSQPTFPSSVTNSTHSFLPSLENSGYFSGSYSSFPSNLLNSGPNQDFSALRISPYRCAMNTEKARLLTFQMWPLTFLSPTDLAKAGFYYIGPGDRVACFACDGKLSNWEPKDDAMSEHLRHFPNCPFLGNQLQGASRYTVSNLSMQTYAARFKTFCNWPASVPVHPEQLASAGFYYMGHSDDVKCFCCDGGLRCWESGDDPWVEHAKWFPRCEYLIRIKGQEFISRVQASYPHLLEQLLSTSDNPEDENAESPIIHFGPGENHSEDAVMMNTPVVKAALEMGFSRRLVKQTVQSKILATGENYKTVSDLVLDLLNAEDEIREEEKERATEEKESGDLSLIRKNRMALFQHLTCALPILDSLLTARVISEQEHDVIKQKTQTSLQARELIDTILVKGNFAATIFKNSLQEIDPTLYKHLFVQQDIKYIPTENVSDLPMEEQLRRLQEERTCKVCMDKEVSIVFIPCGHLVVCKDCAPSLRKCPICRGTIKGTVRTFLS